The genome window CAGGTCGACGTTGCCGGAGTGCACGTCGATCCACTGCCAGCCGGTGGCATCGCGCTCGAAGAAGGGGTCGGCGCGGTTCATGGGCACGGTCAGCTTGGCCAGATGGCTGGGCGCCTGGTTGTAGGTCGCGGGATAGGGCCAGGGCCAGGCCGTCGCCATCACCGAGTGGAAACTGATGTTGTCGATCTGGTTGTACTGGATCTGGTGTACATGACCGTAGATCACCGTGGCCTTGCGGAAGGGCTTGAGGAGCGCCTGCACCTGTTCGGCGTCCTCGGTCCAGAAGTTCCAGCCCTTGTAGATCTTCTGCAGCGGGGAATGCGAGAACACCACCACCGGGGTGTCATGGCTGACCCTGGCCAGATCCTCCGCCAGCCACTTGCGCTGGGCCTCGCCGACCATGAAGGGCGAGCCCTTGGGGTTGTCCAGCCGGGCCATCTCCTTCATGCGCGCCATGCCGTCCGGCCAGTTGCCGTGCATCCACTTGTCGTAGGTGAGGATGCTGTTGAGCACCACGAAGTGCACGCCCTTGTGGTCGAAGCTGTAGTGGTCGGGACCGAGCTGCTTGCGCCAGTACTCGCCCAGGTCCACGTAGTAGTCGTGCTCGCCCATGACGTAGTGGACGTCGCTGCGCAGGCCGCTGAGCAGTTCCAGGCCGTGGTCGATCTCCTCCGGCTTGCCGAGCTGCGCGATGTCGCCGCCATAGACGATGAAATCGGGCTTCGGGTCCAGCAGGTTGGTTTCGGCCACGGCACGGATCAGGCCACGGTCCCAGTTACGAACGAACTCGCGGCCCTTGATATGCGTGATGTGGGAATCGGAAAGAAAGGCAAAGGTGAAGTTGCGCGGATCGTTCTTGCCGAAGGCCAGTTCCACCAGGCTGAGGGGCAGGGTGCCCGCCGCGGCCAGGGCGCCGGCCTTTTTCAGAAAATCACGTCGGTTGATGCGGCTCATGTCTGTAATCCTCCCTTACTTGCGTGCGAACCGGTCCAGGTTCGGGCTGGTGAGCGCCTTCAGGAAGGCGACCAGGTCGGCCTTTTCCTCGTCCGTCAGGTCGAGCGGACGAATGCCGCCGCTGAGGAAGGGCGAAAGGGGGTCGGTCGGCTTCAGCCGCCCGCCGTTGTTGTAGAACTCGACCACGTCCTCCAGCGTTTCCAGGCTGCCGTCGTGCATGTAGGGCGCGGTGAGTTCGATGTTGCGCAGGGTCGGCGTCTTGAAGGCGCCCACTTCGGTCAGGTTCTCGGTGACCGCGAAGCGCCCCAGCTCGGACATGTTGGCCTGGGTCAGCACCGTCTTGTCCACGTCCGCGCCGGCGCGCTTGGCCTTGAGGAAGGCCGCGGCGGTCTGCATTTCCTTGCCCTGGATGCGCTTGAAGCCGACACCGATGTTGTGGAAGCGGTTGTCGGTGAACAGCGCCTGGGTCTGTTCCACGCGATGGCAGGACACGCAGCGCGCCTTGCCAAGAAACAGCCGGAAGCCGCGGATCTGCTGCGGCGTGAGGGCGTCCTTCTCGCCGCCGTAGCGGTAGCGGTCGAAGGGCGAGTCGCCCGTGACCAGGGTGCGCTCGAAGCTGGCGATGGCCTTGGCGACGTGATCCATGTCGATGGCGTCCGGGGTCACGCCGAACACCTCGCGGAAGGCCTTCACGTAGGCGGCGTCCTTGCGGATGGTGGCCAGGATGGGCTCATGGTCCTTCAGCCCGCCCTCGACCGGGTTGATGAAGGGCTGTTTCGACTGGCCCTCCAGGTCCGGCTCCCGGCCGTCCCAGAACAGCGTCTCCATGTAGGCCGCGTTCAGCACCGTGGGCGCATTGCGGGTGCCGGTCTTGCCCATGAAGCCGCGCGACACCGGCAGGTTGTCGGTAAAGGCCTTGCCCGGATCATGGCAGGTGGCGCAGCTCACCTTGCCGTCGGCGCTGAAGCGCGCATCGTGGAACAGGCGCTCGCCGAGGCGGACCTTGGCCTCGGTCTGCGGATTGTCGGCCGGCACGGGCACCGGGGGCAGGCCCAGCGGCGGGGCGGCCAGCGCCGGGGCCGTCATTGCCGAGCCGATGAGCAACGCGAGCAGTCTTCCCTTCATGGTGCGTCCTCCTGATGGCAGGTGGGGTCGGTGCCCCGCTTCTGATTCTGGATTAAGACTCAATCCAGAATGTAGACGGCTTCCCCGATCTGTCAAGGGCGCTTCCTCGGCATCGCTTTCGTTTATCTTGTCCCGAACGAGGGGGCTGACTTGGATCGACGGGAATTTCTTGCGGGGATGGGACTGGGCGGGCTCGGTGGCCTGCTGGCGCGCTACTGGCCGCGCGACGGCCTCTGGAATGCCTGTCCCGACACCCGCCTGCCGGACGCGCTGCGCCGGCACCCGCGCGTGCAGGCCGCCTGGCAGGGGCTCGACCCTGCCCGCTGCCTGGACTGTCATGTCCACCTGATCGGCGTCGGCGACGGCGGCAGCGGCATCTGGATCAACCCCGACATGACCCGCCTTGTCCATCCCTGGCAGTACACCCAGTTCCGCTTCTATCTCAACGCCGCCTGCGCCGATCACGACCAGGACCGCGACGGCCGCTATCTGGAGCGCCTGCTGTGGCTCCTCGACGACTTTCCGCCCGGCTACCGCCTGCTGCTGCTGGCCTTCGACTACCATTACGACGAACAGGGCCGGCGTCGTCCCGAGTTGTCCGCCTTCCACACCCCGAACGCACTCGCCGCCCGCATCGCCGCGGCCCATCCCGATCGCCTTGGCTGGATCGCCTCGGTCCATCCCTACCGTGAGGACGCGCTGGAAGCCCTGGAGGCCGCGGCCGCCGCTGGTGCGCGCGCCGTCAAGTGGCTGCCCTCGGCCATGGGCATGGACCCGGCCAGCCCGCTGTGCGATACCTTCTACGCCGCGCTCGTTCGCCTGAAGCTGCCACTGCTGGTGCACTGCGGCACCGAATACGCCGTGCATGGCGGCCGCGCCCAGCCCCTCGGCAATCCCCTGCGGCTGCGCTGCCCGCTGGCGCAGGGCGTCACCGTCATCGTGGCCCACTGCGCCTCGCTCGGCCGCGGCATCGACCTCGATGTCGGACCCGACGGCCCCGAGCGCAGCAACTTCGCGCTCTTCGCCCAACTGATGGACGAACC of Thiohalobacter sp. contains these proteins:
- a CDS encoding metallophosphoesterase family protein → MSRINRRDFLKKAGALAAAGTLPLSLVELAFGKNDPRNFTFAFLSDSHITHIKGREFVRNWDRGLIRAVAETNLLDPKPDFIVYGGDIAQLGKPEEIDHGLELLSGLRSDVHYVMGEHDYYVDLGEYWRKQLGPDHYSFDHKGVHFVVLNSILTYDKWMHGNWPDGMARMKEMARLDNPKGSPFMVGEAQRKWLAEDLARVSHDTPVVVFSHSPLQKIYKGWNFWTEDAEQVQALLKPFRKATVIYGHVHQIQYNQIDNISFHSVMATAWPWPYPATYNQAPSHLAKLTVPMNRADPFFERDATGWQWIDVHSGNVDLHYFLPNNTNRTVAFDEKLGHPVDTRYQDPAKRIPPQEHY
- a CDS encoding cytochrome-c peroxidase; this encodes MKGRLLALLIGSAMTAPALAAPPLGLPPVPVPADNPQTEAKVRLGERLFHDARFSADGKVSCATCHDPGKAFTDNLPVSRGFMGKTGTRNAPTVLNAAYMETLFWDGREPDLEGQSKQPFINPVEGGLKDHEPILATIRKDAAYVKAFREVFGVTPDAIDMDHVAKAIASFERTLVTGDSPFDRYRYGGEKDALTPQQIRGFRLFLGKARCVSCHRVEQTQALFTDNRFHNIGVGFKRIQGKEMQTAAAFLKAKRAGADVDKTVLTQANMSELGRFAVTENLTEVGAFKTPTLRNIELTAPYMHDGSLETLEDVVEFYNNGGRLKPTDPLSPFLSGGIRPLDLTDEEKADLVAFLKALTSPNLDRFARK
- a CDS encoding amidohydrolase family protein — its product is MDRREFLAGMGLGGLGGLLARYWPRDGLWNACPDTRLPDALRRHPRVQAAWQGLDPARCLDCHVHLIGVGDGGSGIWINPDMTRLVHPWQYTQFRFYLNAACADHDQDRDGRYLERLLWLLDDFPPGYRLLLLAFDYHYDEQGRRRPELSAFHTPNALAARIAAAHPDRLGWIASVHPYREDALEALEAAAAAGARAVKWLPSAMGMDPASPLCDTFYAALVRLKLPLLVHCGTEYAVHGGRAQPLGNPLRLRCPLAQGVTVIVAHCASLGRGIDLDVGPDGPERSNFALFAQLMDEPQYEGLLFGDLSAVTQVNRDDRVLDTLLARTDWHPRLVNGSDYPLPGILPLFSPGYLADRGLITDEEDRLLRQIRDYNPLLFDFLLKRMLRRAGQGFAAGVFMPRVMDRAPMSG